ATCGCCACCGCCGGCGGCAGCGAGGCGCTGCATATCGCCATGGAGGCCCACGTCGACCCCGGCGAGGAAGTGATCTTCCCCGATCCCGGGTTCGTCTCCTACGACGCGCTTACCCACATCGCCGGCGGCGAGCCGAAGCCCGTCCCGCTGCGCGAGGACCTGACGATGGCCCCCGAGACCGTCGAGGAGGCCATCACCGACGACACCGCCGCGTTCGTCGTCAACAGCCCCGCCAACCCCACCGGTGCGGTCCAGTCGCCCGAGGATATGCGCGAGTTCGCCCGCATCGCCGACGAGCACGACGTGCTCTGTATCTCCGACGAGGTGTACGAACACATCGTCTTCGAGGGCGAACACCGCTCGCCCCTAGAGTTCGCCGAGAGCGACAACGTCGTCGTCGTTGGCGCCTGCTCGAAGACCTACTCGATGACGGGCTGGCGGCTGGGCTGGGTCACCGGCTCGAACCGCCGGATCGAGCGGATGCTGCGGGTCCACCAGTACGGCCAGGCCTGTGCCACCGCCGCCGCCCAGCACGCCGCCGAGGCCGCGCTGACCGGGCCGCAGGACCCAGTCGACAAGATGGTCGCGGCCTTCGAGGAACGGCGCGACGTGTTGCTGGACGGCCTCGCCGACATCGGCCTGGACTGTCCCACGCCGAAGGGCGCCTTCTACGCGATGCTGAAGGTCCCCGAGGGTTTCGTCGACGAGGTGATCGACCGCGGGGTCGTGGTCGTCCCCGGCGAGGCCTTCGGCGACCACGGCGAGGGCTACGCCCGCATCTCCTACGCCGTGAACGTCGAGACGCTGAA
This DNA window, taken from Halosimplex litoreum, encodes the following:
- a CDS encoding pyridoxal phosphate-dependent aminotransferase, translating into MTEFSRRVEQVSISGIREVFEAAGEDAINLGLGQPDFPTPEHAREGAIEAIRAGEADEYTSNKGTESLREAISHRYAEDRGMEVDPNDVIATAGGSEALHIAMEAHVDPGEEVIFPDPGFVSYDALTHIAGGEPKPVPLREDLTMAPETVEEAITDDTAAFVVNSPANPTGAVQSPEDMREFARIADEHDVLCISDEVYEHIVFEGEHRSPLEFAESDNVVVVGACSKTYSMTGWRLGWVTGSNRRIERMLRVHQYGQACATAAAQHAAEAALTGPQDPVDKMVAAFEERRDVLLDGLADIGLDCPTPKGAFYAMLKVPEGFVDEVIDRGVVVVPGEAFGDHGEGYARISYAVNVETLKEALAVMGEAYDAVA